Proteins encoded together in one Micromonospora kangleipakensis window:
- a CDS encoding UTP--glucose-1-phosphate uridylyltransferase: MSEHSANPSTTAATGRPRAVKAVIPAAGLATRFLPATKAVPKELLPVVDRPVLQYIVEEATQAGIGDVLLITGRGKTSMVDHFDRRPDLEAKLEEKGDEKTLAAVRRPSELAEIYTCRQPEQLGLGHAVGYAESHVGDAPFAVLLGDEFVKPSEPLLPAMLELQARTGGVVLAFFEVDPAETKRYGIASVEPAEGELADVGEVVKVTGMVEKPKPEDAPSNLAVLGRYVLPGKIFDAIRRTEPGSGGEIQLTDAMELLRTEGTPVHAIVYRGTRYDTGMPLGYLQTVVQIAAEREDLGAEFRKWLAEFVNTEASGGPST; this comes from the coding sequence ATGTCGGAGCACTCAGCGAATCCCTCAACGACCGCCGCGACCGGTCGTCCGCGCGCGGTCAAGGCGGTCATTCCGGCCGCCGGCCTGGCCACCCGGTTCCTGCCGGCCACCAAGGCGGTGCCGAAGGAGCTGCTGCCGGTGGTCGACCGGCCGGTGCTGCAGTACATCGTCGAGGAGGCCACCCAGGCCGGCATCGGCGACGTCCTGCTGATCACCGGTCGCGGCAAGACGTCGATGGTGGACCACTTCGACCGCCGGCCCGACCTGGAGGCCAAGCTGGAGGAGAAGGGCGACGAGAAGACGCTCGCCGCCGTCCGGCGGCCCAGTGAGCTGGCCGAGATCTACACCTGCCGCCAGCCGGAGCAGCTCGGCCTCGGCCACGCCGTCGGGTACGCCGAGTCGCACGTCGGGGACGCGCCCTTCGCGGTGCTGCTCGGCGACGAGTTCGTCAAGCCGTCCGAGCCGCTGCTGCCGGCGATGCTGGAGCTGCAGGCCCGCACCGGCGGCGTCGTGCTGGCCTTCTTCGAGGTCGACCCGGCCGAAACCAAGCGCTACGGCATCGCCTCCGTCGAGCCGGCCGAGGGCGAGCTGGCCGACGTCGGCGAGGTCGTCAAGGTCACCGGCATGGTGGAGAAGCCGAAGCCGGAGGACGCGCCGAGCAACCTGGCCGTCCTCGGCCGGTACGTGCTGCCTGGGAAGATCTTCGACGCGATCCGGCGGACCGAGCCGGGCAGCGGCGGCGAGATCCAGCTGACCGACGCGATGGAGCTGCTGCGCACCGAGGGCACCCCGGTGCACGCCATCGTCTACCGGGGCACCCGCTACGACACCGGCATGCCGCTGGGCTACCTCCAGACCGTCGTCCAGATCGCCGCCGAGCGGGAGGACCTGGGCGCCGAGTTCCGCAAGTGGCTGGCCGAATTCGTCAACACCGAGGCGTCGGGCGGTCCCAGTACATGA
- the glp gene encoding gephyrin-like molybdotransferase Glp yields the protein MTATADAEAAANELTPLADYLGSVLRRLRALPPLDLDLTQAYGNVLAEDVVAPHSFPAFDQAAVDGYAARWEDISGGSRGPGYVPAPSGTPGGHSIRLNVVGDLGAASWRPVRLTPGSCFSVAAGAPLPVAADVVVPVEWTDQGMAAVEIFRAPKRGYGVRRAGEELPAGTLLARAGTYVSPALVAVFAATGIGHVVVRPSPRVVIVATGDELVDVGRGSQPGQVVDANSHALTAAAAEAGALAYRVGICDDDPEGLRGLLEDQTLRADLIITTGGTGTGPGDMVRRILSRREGGRAGPATFTDVALYPGTALGFGTVGAEEVPVVCLPGEPGAALIGFEVLARPAIQLLAGAEPVFRPSVRAHLLETVSSPVRLREFRPAHVAERRGGGYTVQPLSGGPFTLSGLAEANGLLVLGERVTTAAAGSTVDVLLLDRRR from the coding sequence ATGACCGCGACGGCCGACGCCGAGGCGGCCGCGAACGAGTTGACGCCGCTCGCCGACTACCTGGGCAGCGTGCTGCGCAGGTTACGCGCGCTGCCTCCGCTCGACCTCGACCTGACCCAGGCGTACGGCAACGTCCTCGCCGAGGACGTCGTCGCGCCGCACTCGTTCCCCGCCTTCGACCAGGCGGCGGTGGACGGGTACGCCGCGCGCTGGGAGGACATCTCCGGAGGGAGCCGGGGGCCGGGATACGTCCCGGCCCCCTCCGGCACGCCCGGCGGTCACAGCATCCGGCTGAACGTGGTCGGCGACCTCGGCGCGGCGAGCTGGCGGCCGGTCCGGCTCACCCCGGGCTCGTGCTTCTCGGTCGCCGCCGGGGCGCCGCTGCCCGTCGCAGCGGACGTGGTGGTCCCGGTGGAGTGGACCGACCAGGGCATGGCCGCGGTGGAGATCTTCCGCGCCCCCAAGCGGGGGTACGGCGTCCGCCGCGCCGGTGAGGAGCTGCCCGCCGGCACCCTGCTCGCCCGCGCCGGCACGTACGTCTCGCCGGCGCTGGTCGCCGTCTTCGCCGCCACCGGCATCGGGCACGTGGTGGTCCGGCCCAGCCCGCGGGTGGTCATCGTGGCCACCGGCGACGAGCTGGTCGACGTGGGCCGGGGCAGCCAGCCCGGCCAGGTGGTGGACGCGAACTCGCACGCGCTGACCGCCGCCGCGGCCGAGGCGGGCGCGCTGGCGTACCGGGTGGGAATCTGCGACGACGACCCGGAGGGGCTGCGCGGCCTGCTGGAGGACCAGACGCTGCGGGCCGATCTGATCATCACCACCGGCGGCACCGGCACCGGCCCGGGCGACATGGTCCGCCGGATCCTGTCCCGCCGGGAGGGCGGCCGGGCCGGGCCGGCGACCTTCACCGATGTCGCCCTCTATCCCGGTACGGCCCTCGGATTCGGTACGGTCGGCGCCGAGGAGGTGCCGGTGGTGTGTCTTCCCGGTGAGCCCGGCGCGGCGCTGATCGGCTTCGAGGTGCTGGCCCGGCCGGCCATCCAGCTGCTGGCCGGCGCGGAGCCGGTGTTCCGGCCCAGCGTCCGCGCGCACCTGCTGGAGACCGTCTCCTCCCCGGTGCGGCTGCGCGAGTTCCGCCCGGCGCACGTGGCCGAGCGGCGCGGCGGCGGGTACACGGTGCAGCCGCTCAGCGGGGGGCCGTTCACCCTCTCCGGCCTCGCCGAGGCGAACGGGCTGCTGGTGCTCGGCGAGCGGGTCACCACCGCGGCCGCCGGCTCGACTGTGGACGTGCTGCTGTTGGACCGGCGCCGGTGA
- a CDS encoding GNAT family N-acetyltransferase: MLVDGPVVLRPYRRSDAAAWAEVRRANRAWLSPWESHLPGSWNESNSPAAFRYVHADQRRSARTGDGMPFAVCLREQGRERLVGHLNIGSIVRRAFCSGYVGYWVDSRVAGRGVIPTAVALAVDHAFGPGGLHRVEVNIRPENRPSRRVVEKLGFREEAYHVRYMHIDGAWRDHIGYAMTNEEVAAEGGLLARWHRVRDSAG; encoded by the coding sequence GTGCTGGTGGACGGTCCGGTGGTGCTGCGGCCCTACCGGCGCTCCGACGCGGCCGCCTGGGCGGAGGTGCGGCGCGCCAACCGGGCCTGGCTGTCCCCTTGGGAGTCCCACCTGCCCGGGAGCTGGAACGAGTCGAACTCGCCGGCCGCGTTCCGCTACGTCCACGCCGACCAGCGCCGCTCGGCGCGCACCGGTGACGGCATGCCGTTCGCCGTCTGCCTGCGTGAGCAGGGGCGGGAGCGGCTGGTCGGCCACCTCAACATCGGCAGCATCGTCCGGCGGGCGTTCTGCTCCGGGTACGTCGGGTACTGGGTGGACTCCAGGGTGGCCGGTCGCGGGGTGATCCCCACCGCGGTGGCGCTCGCCGTCGACCACGCTTTCGGTCCGGGTGGGCTGCACCGGGTCGAGGTGAACATCCGGCCGGAGAACCGGCCGTCCCGGCGGGTCGTGGAGAAACTCGGCTTCCGCGAGGAGGCGTACCACGTGCGCTACATGCACATCGACGGCGCCTGGCGGGACCACATCGGATACGCGATGACCAACGAGGAAGTGGCCGCCGAGGGCGGGCTGCTGGCCCGGTGGCACCGCGTACGTGACAGCGCGGGGTGA
- a CDS encoding amidase family protein — MTATNRPHNDPEEEIMLDDTARAGDTQLVELGVAAAAAAIRRGDTTAESYAAALLRQARRNSDIHSFITIDESAVREAANVADKARAAGSTAPLLGVPVGIKDSYQTRDFPTTLGLKALKEFVPEADAEAVTAVKAAGAIVFGKNNLVEMSYGVTGHNDEYGQVLNPYKRDHLSGGSSSGSAASVAARIVPASFGGDTVGSIRIPAALTGVVGYKPTTGRWPRGGVAPVSHVLDTTGLLARNVEDCILVDQIVGRSAIVSPSEASGLTGARFAYAPKYYLKLVDPDVEQQFWETVRRLRDAGAEVVEIDLGDDFSDLADRTAWNLFLRETQQAVTQFLRENDYPVSFDDVYNGLKPQLHAVWSATVVPCAPAYLSDEEYAATLAVDRPKLQQRLGDVFARDGFDALIFPTTPAPAPAIADQWEFSVAGEAVTHLFLSKNTVPASGAGIPGISLPAGLTSSGLPIGIELNGAHGHDQELLALALRVESVLGTLPAPA, encoded by the coding sequence GTGACCGCGACGAATCGGCCCCACAACGATCCAGAGGAAGAAATCATGCTCGATGACACAGCACGAGCCGGCGACACCCAGCTCGTAGAGCTCGGCGTCGCGGCTGCCGCCGCCGCGATCCGCCGCGGCGACACCACCGCCGAGTCCTACGCCGCCGCACTCCTTCGCCAAGCACGCAGGAACTCGGATATCCACTCGTTCATCACGATCGACGAATCGGCTGTGCGCGAGGCGGCCAACGTTGCTGACAAGGCACGCGCCGCGGGCTCCACGGCACCCCTGCTCGGTGTCCCGGTGGGTATCAAGGACAGCTACCAGACGCGGGATTTTCCCACCACGCTCGGCCTGAAGGCCCTCAAGGAGTTCGTTCCCGAGGCGGACGCCGAGGCCGTCACCGCCGTCAAAGCCGCCGGGGCGATCGTGTTCGGCAAAAACAACCTCGTCGAGATGTCGTACGGGGTCACCGGCCACAACGACGAGTACGGACAGGTGCTGAACCCGTACAAGCGGGACCACCTGTCAGGCGGATCCTCAAGCGGTTCGGCCGCCTCGGTCGCCGCTCGTATCGTGCCGGCGTCGTTCGGCGGGGACACTGTTGGCTCGATCAGGATCCCCGCGGCCTTGACCGGCGTCGTCGGCTACAAGCCGACCACCGGGCGGTGGCCGCGCGGCGGAGTAGCCCCGGTCTCACATGTGCTCGATACCACAGGGCTCCTGGCTCGCAACGTCGAGGACTGCATCCTGGTCGACCAGATCGTCGGGCGCAGCGCGATCGTTTCCCCGTCTGAGGCTTCTGGCCTCACTGGTGCACGATTCGCCTACGCCCCCAAGTACTATCTCAAGCTCGTCGATCCCGACGTCGAGCAGCAGTTCTGGGAGACCGTGCGCCGCCTGCGCGACGCCGGCGCCGAAGTGGTCGAGATCGACCTCGGAGACGACTTCTCCGACCTTGCGGACCGGACGGCGTGGAACCTGTTCCTCCGTGAGACGCAGCAGGCCGTGACCCAGTTCCTCCGCGAGAACGACTACCCGGTTTCGTTCGACGACGTCTACAACGGACTCAAGCCGCAACTCCACGCAGTGTGGAGCGCCACCGTCGTGCCGTGCGCCCCCGCTTACCTCTCGGATGAGGAGTACGCCGCCACTCTCGCCGTCGACCGTCCGAAGCTGCAGCAGCGGCTCGGTGATGTGTTCGCACGAGACGGCTTCGACGCCCTGATCTTCCCCACCACCCCTGCGCCCGCGCCGGCCATCGCTGACCAGTGGGAGTTCAGCGTCGCAGGTGAAGCCGTGACGCATCTCTTCCTGTCCAAGAACACGGTTCCTGCCAGCGGCGCCGGCATCCCGGGGATCAGTCTTCCGGCAGGGCTGACCAGCAGCGGACTGCCGATCGGGATCGAACTGAACGGCGCACACGGCCACGACCAAGAGCTTCTTGCCCTGGCACTCCGCGTCGAAAGCGTTCTCGGCACGCTGCCCGCACCCGCCTGA
- a CDS encoding DUF302 domain-containing protein: protein MQEEESILLRFINARIDETGGPEDVDINELVEHAISLADELAPTHIRAVRESAASRVKWRRRTGYTVRRKINRDWKDTYEGPRGRCHELERSEHRMSDQTFTSVPHQVVRWSIDTGAFFADFRARYEAAVPVLDTKRMERLRADRADWDTVLRAAAENAPHGFMRFWSTDVGGTMQLAGDAGDCSSYLMGNHAIAERMYRHDPAVMLYAPLRAAIHRDELGITRFSIDQPSTRFSSFDTPEITAVGEELDRKVIHLLQVLDVPVPDTLFAGPVNQ from the coding sequence ATGCAGGAAGAAGAATCGATCTTGCTGCGGTTCATCAATGCCCGAATCGATGAAACCGGGGGACCGGAGGACGTCGACATCAATGAACTCGTGGAACACGCAATTTCCCTCGCCGACGAGCTCGCGCCCACCCACATAAGGGCTGTCAGGGAGAGCGCGGCGTCCCGCGTGAAATGGCGACGCAGAACTGGCTATACGGTCCGCCGCAAGATTAACCGTGATTGGAAGGATACTTACGAGGGGCCCCGGGGCCGCTGCCACGAACTCGAGAGGAGCGAGCACCGAATGTCTGACCAGACCTTCACCTCCGTCCCCCATCAGGTCGTCCGCTGGTCGATCGACACCGGAGCGTTCTTCGCGGACTTCCGTGCTCGATACGAGGCCGCCGTGCCCGTGCTGGACACGAAGCGAATGGAGCGGCTGCGCGCCGACCGGGCCGACTGGGACACTGTTCTCCGCGCGGCAGCGGAGAACGCCCCGCACGGCTTCATGCGGTTCTGGAGCACCGACGTCGGCGGGACCATGCAGCTCGCCGGGGACGCAGGTGACTGCTCCTCCTACCTGATGGGCAACCACGCCATCGCCGAGCGGATGTACCGGCACGATCCGGCAGTGATGCTCTACGCCCCGTTGCGGGCAGCGATCCATCGCGACGAGCTGGGCATCACTCGGTTCTCAATCGATCAGCCCAGCACTCGGTTCTCCAGCTTCGACACCCCGGAAATCACGGCTGTCGGGGAAGAACTGGACCGCAAAGTCATCCACTTGCTCCAGGTCCTCGATGTGCCCGTACCCGACACGCTCTTCGCTGGTCCGGTGAACCAGTGA
- a CDS encoding general stress protein CsbD encodes MSFERANEKVERVAGAARARMGDMTQDDRSEAERVMRRDEAQGRQPGGRVQEDARDARDNFTS; translated from the coding sequence ATGAGCTTCGAGAGGGCGAACGAAAAGGTCGAGCGGGTGGCCGGCGCTGCCAGGGCGCGGATGGGCGACATGACCCAGGACGACCGGTCGGAGGCGGAGCGGGTGATGCGGCGGGATGAGGCCCAGGGCAGGCAGCCCGGCGGTCGCGTCCAGGAGGACGCTCGGGACGCGAGGGACAACTTCACGAGCTGA
- a CDS encoding DUF2267 domain-containing protein: MNYAEFIEAVARRAGVPSEKAEAVSRATLETLTDRVTAGQASNIAGQLPRELRQHLHKTTTAIGSQNAEPFGLDEFVERVAARAGVDVAMADAGMRAVLSTIGEAVSKDELEDLVSQLPKEFWEIIQAGARVEVRPRGA, encoded by the coding sequence GTGAACTACGCCGAATTCATAGAGGCCGTGGCAAGGCGCGCCGGGGTGCCGTCGGAGAAGGCCGAAGCAGTCAGCCGCGCGACATTGGAAACGTTGACCGACCGGGTCACCGCCGGTCAGGCGAGCAACATCGCCGGGCAGCTTCCGAGAGAGCTACGACAGCATCTGCACAAGACCACCACCGCTATCGGGTCGCAGAACGCCGAGCCGTTCGGGCTGGACGAGTTTGTCGAGCGGGTGGCGGCCCGCGCCGGGGTCGACGTGGCGATGGCGGACGCCGGTATGCGGGCCGTGCTCAGCACCATCGGTGAGGCCGTGAGCAAGGATGAGTTGGAGGACCTGGTTTCGCAGCTCCCGAAGGAGTTCTGGGAGATCATCCAGGCCGGCGCGCGGGTCGAGGTCAGGCCGCGCGGCGCATAG